A single genomic interval of Microbacterium sp. zg-Y1090 harbors:
- a CDS encoding OsmC family peroxiredoxin, with amino-acid sequence MSVTSEASTTWKGTLFEGTGEVSLSSSHQGPFDVNWKARSEGSASVTTPEELIAAAHSSCFSMALSNALAENGTPPERIDTTASVTFVPGKGISGSHLNVNATVPGLSAEDFARLADEAKKGCPVSAALAGIEITLEATLA; translated from the coding sequence ATGAGCGTCACGAGCGAAGCCAGCACCACGTGGAAGGGCACCCTGTTCGAGGGCACGGGCGAGGTGAGCCTGTCCAGCTCCCATCAGGGACCGTTCGACGTGAACTGGAAGGCCCGCAGCGAGGGCTCCGCCTCGGTCACGACCCCCGAGGAGCTCATCGCCGCGGCGCACTCCTCGTGCTTCTCGATGGCCCTGTCCAACGCCCTCGCCGAGAACGGGACGCCACCCGAGCGCATCGACACCACCGCGTCGGTGACCTTCGTCCCCGGCAAGGGCATCAGCGGCAGCCACCTCAATGTCAACGCCACCGTTCCCGGACTGTCGGCCGAAGACTTCGCCCGCCTGGCCGACGAGGCCAAGAAGGGCTGCCCCGTCTCGGCGGCGCTCGCCGGCATCGAGATCACCCTCGAGGCGACCCTCGCCTGA
- a CDS encoding TIGR01777 family oxidoreductase, whose amino-acid sequence MTDQQAPRRVVVAGASGLIGRALARSLRDDGVSVTRLVRRRPEAPDEVAWLTDGAPLDPQVLAGADAVVGLNGASIGRFPWTAAYRNELLWSRILPTQALARAVRELGDEAPAFLSASGVGYYGSAPGERLTEQGRRGETFLADLCGEWEAAAFAASGRARVATLRTAPVVHRDGVLKPLMLLTRAGVSGPIGRGTQAWPWISLDDEVRAIRHVIDADVEGPVNLTGPTRATANDLGFSLAVQLNRPFLVRAPVWALRAALGRDATEGLLTADAHVVPQALEATGFDFHHRSVDDAVTAALRDE is encoded by the coding sequence ATGACAGACCAGCAGGCGCCGCGGCGCGTCGTCGTGGCGGGGGCGTCGGGACTCATCGGCCGCGCCCTGGCCCGCTCGCTGCGCGACGACGGGGTGAGCGTCACCCGGCTCGTCCGCCGTCGGCCTGAAGCCCCCGACGAGGTGGCGTGGCTCACCGATGGCGCGCCACTGGATCCGCAGGTGCTGGCCGGAGCCGACGCCGTCGTCGGTCTCAACGGCGCGAGTATCGGCCGGTTCCCGTGGACCGCGGCGTACCGCAACGAGCTGCTGTGGTCTCGTATCCTCCCCACGCAGGCGCTGGCACGCGCGGTGCGGGAACTCGGTGATGAGGCTCCCGCGTTCCTCTCGGCGTCCGGAGTCGGCTACTACGGCTCGGCGCCCGGGGAACGGCTCACCGAGCAGGGCCGACGCGGCGAGACGTTCCTCGCCGACCTCTGCGGCGAATGGGAGGCGGCGGCCTTCGCCGCGAGCGGCCGCGCCCGGGTGGCGACGCTGCGCACCGCGCCGGTGGTGCACCGCGACGGAGTGCTCAAGCCGCTCATGCTGCTCACCCGCGCCGGGGTGTCGGGGCCGATCGGCCGGGGCACGCAGGCCTGGCCGTGGATCTCGCTCGACGACGAGGTGCGGGCGATCCGCCACGTCATCGACGCCGACGTGGAGGGCCCGGTGAACCTGACCGGTCCCACGCGGGCCACCGCCAACGACCTGGGATTCTCACTGGCGGTGCAGCTGAACCGTCCGTTCCTCGTGCGCGCACCGGTGTGGGCGCTGCGTGCCGCGCTCGGCCGCGACGCGACGGAGGGCCTGCTCACCGCCGACGCTCACGTCGTGCCGCAGGCGCTGGAGGCCACGGGCTTCGATTTCCATCACCGCTCTGTCGACGACGCCGTCACCGCCGCGCTGCGCGACGAGTAG
- the dapB gene encoding 4-hydroxy-tetrahydrodipicolinate reductase translates to MTTRVALVGATGKLGGIVQAVIASTDGFELVASLSSSSDLSEMDAADLVVDTSTPAVSVDVVRRAVERGQQLLVGTSGWSAERIALVRPLVQQAGTGAVFIPNFSIGSVLGSALAAAAAPFFPSIEIVEAHRESKVDSPSGTAVRTAELIAAARAEVGPVESPYVDQRARGQQVASVPIHSLRRPGVVARQETVLSGPGESLTIVHDTVDPARAYAPGIGLALAAARDARGVVVGLDSLIDIGIRLPGAPAADAGVDEGGVPGQVARTTGA, encoded by the coding sequence ATGACGACACGCGTGGCCCTCGTGGGCGCGACCGGCAAGCTCGGCGGCATCGTGCAGGCGGTCATCGCCTCGACCGACGGCTTCGAACTGGTGGCGTCGCTGTCCTCCTCCAGCGACCTCAGCGAAATGGATGCCGCAGACCTCGTCGTGGACACGTCCACCCCCGCCGTCTCGGTCGACGTGGTGCGCCGCGCGGTGGAGCGCGGACAGCAGCTGCTGGTCGGCACGTCCGGCTGGTCGGCCGAGCGCATCGCGCTGGTGCGGCCGCTCGTGCAGCAGGCGGGCACCGGTGCCGTGTTCATCCCGAACTTCTCGATCGGCTCCGTGCTCGGCTCTGCGCTCGCCGCGGCAGCCGCGCCCTTCTTCCCGTCGATCGAGATCGTCGAGGCGCACCGGGAGTCGAAGGTCGATTCCCCCAGTGGCACCGCCGTGCGCACCGCGGAGCTGATCGCCGCGGCCCGCGCCGAGGTCGGTCCGGTCGAGTCGCCGTACGTCGACCAGCGGGCACGCGGCCAGCAGGTGGCGAGCGTGCCGATCCACTCGCTGCGCCGGCCGGGTGTCGTCGCCCGGCAGGAGACGGTCCTCTCCGGGCCGGGCGAGTCGCTGACGATCGTCCACGACACCGTCGACCCTGCCCGCGCCTACGCCCCCGGCATCGGGCTCGCCCTCGCCGCCGCACGAGACGCCCGCGGTGTGGTGGTGGGGCTCGACAGCCTCATCGACATCGGCATCCGCCTGCCCGGCGCTCCCGCGGCCGACGCGGGCGTGGATGAAGGCGGAGTCCCCGGACAGGTCGCCCGGACGACCGGCGCATGA
- a CDS encoding GNAT family N-acetyltransferase: protein MVSLRPMPVDDPIAHELLAEYFAMRAETFPGQAYRTVFPDPAAFTPPAGVFLVVRDDEDRAVGCGGIRRIADGPHGVRYEVKHLYLRPETRGKGWGRVLLAGLEDAAREWDAAELVLDTHHTLEAAGGLYAASGFASIEPYNDNANATRWYGKAL from the coding sequence ATGGTGAGCCTGCGCCCGATGCCCGTCGACGACCCCATCGCGCACGAGCTGCTCGCTGAGTACTTCGCCATGCGGGCGGAGACGTTCCCGGGGCAGGCGTACCGCACGGTGTTCCCCGACCCCGCCGCGTTCACGCCGCCCGCCGGGGTGTTCCTGGTGGTGCGGGACGACGAGGACCGCGCGGTGGGCTGCGGCGGCATCCGTCGCATCGCCGACGGACCGCACGGGGTGCGCTACGAGGTCAAGCACCTGTATCTGCGCCCCGAGACGCGCGGCAAGGGGTGGGGCCGCGTGCTGCTGGCCGGGCTCGAGGATGCCGCGCGGGAGTGGGATGCCGCGGAGCTCGTGCTCGACACCCACCACACCCTCGAGGCGGCGGGCGGGCTGTACGCGGCATCCGGGTTCGCGTCGATCGAGCCCTACAACGACAACGCCAACGCGACCCGCTGGTACGGCAAGGCGCTGTAG
- a CDS encoding ABC transporter permease, whose product MRLLRRRRRPAAIAAVGEAQPVEETSPVQLVPRVRHADRFTFQDLVVEATADIGSRPGRLAMTLVGTVLGIGALVATIGFAQTAAHQIARQFDAVKATQVVVAPGKAPTASGGSAATARLPWDAADRVSRLVGVEAATLIAEVDLGSDTVTAVPVNDPSAASTAAPRLIAASPGLLDVLDGRVVTGRMFDAGHDTRGDRVVVLGARAAERLGVNRVDRQPSVFIGGVPFAVIGVFDELQARGELLDAVVMPLQTARTERALGAPGQLQIRIQTGTGPQVGQQSAVALAPGAPETLEVSAPTARSGLSESVSADVNVVFLILGGIVLLAGALGIANVTMLNVIERVPEIGLRRALGATGRQIASQFVVESVIIGLLGGLLGSALAVVSVVGFAVAQQWTPIVDPWVAIAGALLGAVVGLGAGWFPARRAARIEPVTALRGGR is encoded by the coding sequence ATGCGCCTGCTGCGGCGTCGACGCCGCCCCGCCGCGATCGCCGCCGTCGGCGAGGCGCAGCCGGTCGAGGAGACGTCGCCGGTGCAGCTCGTGCCGCGCGTGCGTCACGCCGACCGGTTCACCTTCCAAGACCTCGTCGTCGAGGCGACGGCAGACATCGGCTCGCGGCCGGGGCGCCTGGCCATGACCCTCGTGGGCACGGTGCTGGGCATCGGCGCCCTCGTGGCCACGATCGGCTTCGCGCAGACTGCGGCCCACCAGATCGCGCGGCAGTTCGACGCCGTCAAGGCCACCCAGGTGGTCGTCGCGCCGGGGAAGGCTCCGACGGCCTCGGGAGGCAGCGCCGCCACGGCGCGCCTGCCCTGGGACGCGGCCGACCGCGTCTCCCGGCTGGTCGGCGTCGAAGCGGCGACCCTCATCGCCGAGGTCGACCTCGGAAGCGACACCGTCACGGCGGTGCCGGTGAACGACCCGTCGGCGGCGTCCACCGCCGCGCCCCGGCTCATCGCCGCCAGTCCCGGGCTGCTGGACGTGCTCGACGGTCGCGTGGTCACCGGCCGCATGTTCGACGCCGGTCACGACACCCGCGGCGACCGCGTCGTCGTGCTGGGGGCGCGGGCGGCGGAACGACTCGGGGTGAACCGCGTCGACCGTCAGCCCTCGGTGTTCATCGGGGGTGTGCCGTTCGCCGTCATCGGGGTCTTCGACGAGCTGCAGGCGCGGGGGGAGCTGCTGGACGCGGTGGTCATGCCGTTGCAGACCGCCCGCACCGAGCGTGCCCTGGGTGCTCCCGGTCAGCTGCAGATCCGCATCCAGACCGGCACCGGTCCGCAGGTGGGGCAGCAGTCCGCCGTCGCCCTCGCGCCCGGAGCGCCCGAGACCCTCGAGGTCTCCGCCCCCACGGCGCGGTCCGGCCTGAGCGAGAGCGTGAGCGCCGACGTCAACGTCGTGTTCCTGATCCTCGGCGGCATCGTGCTGCTGGCGGGTGCGCTGGGCATCGCGAACGTGACGATGCTCAACGTCATCGAGCGGGTGCCCGAGATCGGTCTGCGCCGGGCGCTGGGCGCCACGGGACGTCAGATCGCCTCGCAGTTCGTCGTGGAGTCGGTGATCATCGGACTGCTCGGCGGGCTGCTGGGGTCCGCCTTGGCCGTCGTGTCGGTCGTCGGGTTCGCCGTCGCGCAGCAGTGGACGCCGATCGTGGATCCGTGGGTGGCGATCGCCGGAGCCCTGCTCGGCGCCGTCGTCGGACTGGGCGCCGGCTGGTTCCCCGCGCGGCGTGCCGCGCGGATCGAGCCGGTGACCGCGCTGCGCGGCGGCCGCTGA
- a CDS encoding ABC transporter ATP-binding protein, whose product MTAPLLELRDVTRSFPGPPEVQALKGVNLRVQRGDYVSIVGPSGSGKSTMLNLLGLLDRPSVGEYRIDGVVTGTLGENERAAVRARRIGFVFQSFHLMPRRTVLDNVLMPMLYSGVPRGERERRARATLDRVGLGHRTDFLPTTLSGGERQRVAVARAVVSTPSVLLADEPTGNLDAATSDEVMELFDDLRADGLTLIVITHDAAVAARADRRVRIADGRLSEET is encoded by the coding sequence GTGACCGCGCCGCTCCTGGAGCTGCGCGATGTGACGAGGTCGTTCCCCGGCCCGCCGGAGGTGCAGGCGCTGAAGGGCGTGAACCTGCGGGTGCAGCGGGGGGACTACGTGTCGATCGTCGGCCCCAGCGGGTCGGGCAAATCGACGATGCTGAACCTGCTCGGGCTGCTGGACCGGCCGAGCGTGGGCGAGTACCGCATCGACGGCGTCGTCACCGGCACGCTCGGTGAGAACGAGCGCGCTGCGGTGCGTGCGCGCCGCATCGGCTTCGTCTTCCAGTCGTTCCACCTGATGCCGCGGCGCACCGTGCTCGACAACGTGCTCATGCCCATGCTCTACAGCGGGGTGCCGCGCGGCGAACGGGAGCGGCGCGCCCGCGCCACCCTCGACCGGGTGGGACTGGGACACCGCACCGATTTCCTGCCCACCACCCTGTCCGGAGGCGAGCGTCAGCGCGTGGCCGTCGCCCGCGCGGTGGTGAGCACTCCCAGCGTGCTGCTGGCCGACGAGCCCACCGGCAACCTGGACGCGGCCACCTCCGACGAGGTGATGGAGCTGTTCGACGACCTGCGCGCCGACGGGCTGACCCTCATCGTCATCACCCATGACGCGGCGGTCGCCGCCCGCGCCGACCGGCGCGTCCGCATCGCGGACGGCCGCCTGAGCGAGGAGACGTGA
- a CDS encoding histidine phosphatase family protein, translated as MTQYLYLVRHGEHLDAEHGIDDGPLSPRGQRQAALLADRLSGVPLTAVWHSPLERAAETARAVADRLPSVSPQPNALLFDCVPTGMTEDTPSMYESFFGSYTDAEIEAGSAQMADAVGEFLRRKPDAHELIITHNFVIAWFVREVLQMPTWRWLTLNQAHCGLTVVAQRAGRPWTLISHNDLGHLPVELRTGLPELPPV; from the coding sequence GTGACGCAATACCTCTACCTCGTCCGCCACGGCGAGCACCTCGACGCCGAGCACGGCATCGATGACGGGCCGCTCTCACCCCGCGGCCAGCGTCAGGCCGCGCTTCTGGCCGACCGCCTGTCCGGCGTGCCGCTGACAGCCGTGTGGCACTCGCCCCTCGAGCGCGCGGCCGAGACCGCGCGTGCCGTCGCCGACCGGCTGCCGTCGGTCTCGCCGCAGCCGAACGCCCTGCTGTTCGACTGCGTGCCCACGGGCATGACCGAGGACACGCCGTCGATGTACGAGTCGTTCTTCGGCTCGTACACCGATGCGGAGATCGAGGCGGGGTCCGCGCAGATGGCCGACGCGGTGGGGGAGTTCCTGCGGCGCAAGCCCGACGCGCACGAGCTCATCATCACCCACAACTTCGTCATCGCCTGGTTCGTGCGTGAGGTGCTGCAGATGCCCACCTGGCGCTGGCTGACACTCAACCAGGCGCACTGCGGACTCACCGTCGTCGCCCAGCGCGCCGGACGGCCCTGGACGCTCATCTCCCACAACGACCTCGGGCACCTCCCGGTCGAGCTGCGCACGGGTCTGCCCGAGCTGCCGCCGGTCTGA
- a CDS encoding aldo/keto reductase produces MAMFGVGSTEPLARVRTDVSLSHPSSPIPVLGPPVGQGVRVPLGESGLEVFPLMLGGAEFGWHVDLESSHAILDSFLERGGNAVHTSDSHSSGRSEHIIGQWLHSRGVRDDVVVAVRIGGHPDHPGLGSVNLVRAVEASLARLRTDRIDVLYLDGGADGATALEDTLATVEWLVGAGKVRTVGAFGFTAPQLVEARILSSAGLPWLTTLDVPYNLLRRDDFEGDLRLVAGAQGIAVTPSQALEHGFLAGHHRSRADVGGSVRGAQLAKNMNRRGARTLRALDAVAAELGVSDAAVALAWLLAQKTVVAPIVNVYSTAHVAELAQGVGVRLGRGQLADLARAAA; encoded by the coding sequence ATGGCAATGTTCGGCGTCGGATCGACGGAGCCGCTCGCGCGCGTGCGCACGGACGTGTCGCTTTCGCATCCCTCATCCCCGATCCCGGTTCTGGGGCCTCCCGTCGGGCAGGGTGTGCGCGTGCCGCTCGGAGAATCGGGGCTGGAGGTGTTCCCCCTCATGCTCGGCGGCGCCGAATTCGGCTGGCACGTCGACCTCGAATCCAGCCACGCCATCCTGGACTCCTTTCTGGAGCGGGGCGGCAATGCGGTGCACACGTCCGACTCGCACTCCAGCGGGCGCAGCGAGCACATCATCGGCCAGTGGCTGCATTCGCGCGGCGTGCGCGACGACGTGGTGGTCGCGGTGCGCATCGGCGGGCACCCCGACCATCCGGGACTCGGGTCCGTGAACCTGGTGCGCGCCGTCGAGGCATCCCTCGCGCGGCTGCGCACCGACCGCATCGATGTGCTCTATCTCGACGGCGGCGCCGACGGGGCGACGGCGCTCGAAGACACCCTGGCGACGGTGGAGTGGCTCGTGGGCGCGGGCAAGGTGCGCACGGTCGGCGCCTTCGGCTTCACGGCGCCGCAGCTGGTCGAGGCGCGCATCCTCTCGTCGGCGGGGCTTCCGTGGCTCACCACGCTCGACGTTCCCTACAACCTGCTGCGCCGTGACGACTTCGAGGGCGATCTGCGGTTGGTCGCCGGAGCCCAGGGCATCGCGGTGACCCCGTCGCAGGCTCTCGAGCACGGTTTCCTCGCCGGCCACCACCGTTCCCGTGCCGACGTGGGCGGCTCGGTGCGGGGTGCGCAGCTCGCCAAGAACATGAACCGCCGGGGCGCCCGCACGCTGCGCGCGCTCGACGCGGTCGCCGCCGAACTGGGCGTGTCCGATGCCGCGGTCGCACTGGCCTGGCTTCTGGCGCAGAAGACGGTGGTCGCGCCCATCGTCAACGTGTACTCCACGGCGCACGTCGCGGAGCTGGCGCAGGGGGTGGGTGTGCGCCTGGGGCGCGGCCAGCTCGCCGACCTGGCGCGCGCCGCGGCCTGA
- a CDS encoding polyribonucleotide nucleotidyltransferase has product MEGPEITAAEAVLDNGRFGTRTIRFETGRLAQQAQGAVAAYLDEETMLLSATSAGKHPREGFDFFPLTVDVEERSYAAGKIPGSFFRREGRPSTEAILVCRLIDRPLRPSFVEGLRNEVQIVVTVLSIAPGEFYDALAINAASLSTQISGLPFSGPIAGVRLALMPGHGEHADQWIAFPKAEQMEEAVFDLIVAGRVLPDGDVAIMMVEAEATENSWNLIKAGATKPSEEIVAQGLEAAKPFIKELVGAQNVVANTAAKEIKQFPVFLPYSQETYDFVSARAHESLVPIYQIADKQERQAADDELKDRVKAELIAATEAGELPAAAPLEFAAAYKSVTKKIVRDRILSEGVRMDGRGLADIRPLDAEVQVIPRVHGSAIFQRGETQILGVTTLNMLKMEQQIDSLSPTTSKRYMHHYNFPPYSTGETGRVGSPKRREIGHGFLAERALVPVLPSREEFPYAIRQVSEALSSNGSTSMGSVCASTLSLLNAGVPLRAPVAGIAMGLVSAEVDGETRYAALTDILGAEDALGDMDFKVAGTSEFVTAIQLDTKLDGIPSSVLTAALQQAKDARMTILSVLNAAIDGPDEMAPTAPRVISVQIPVDKIGELIGPKGKTINAIQDETGAQISIEEDGTVYIGATDGPAAEAARAQVNAIANPTNPEVGEQFLGTVVKLAAFGAFISLLPGKDGLLHISEVRKLAGGKRVENVEDVLGVGQKLLVRITKIDDRGKLSLEPVVEESADQAAPAAEAPVES; this is encoded by the coding sequence TTGGAAGGTCCTGAAATCACCGCCGCCGAAGCCGTCCTGGACAACGGACGTTTCGGCACCCGCACCATCCGCTTCGAGACGGGCCGCCTCGCCCAGCAGGCGCAGGGCGCTGTCGCCGCCTACCTCGACGAGGAGACGATGCTCCTGTCGGCCACCAGCGCCGGCAAGCACCCCCGTGAAGGCTTCGACTTCTTCCCGCTGACCGTCGACGTCGAAGAGCGCTCGTACGCCGCGGGCAAGATCCCCGGCTCGTTCTTCCGCCGCGAGGGCCGCCCCTCCACCGAGGCGATCCTCGTGTGCCGCCTCATCGACCGCCCGCTGCGCCCCTCGTTCGTCGAGGGTCTGCGCAACGAGGTGCAGATCGTCGTGACCGTGCTGTCGATCGCCCCCGGCGAGTTCTACGACGCGCTCGCGATCAACGCGGCCTCGCTGTCGACCCAGATCTCGGGTCTGCCGTTCTCCGGTCCGATCGCCGGTGTGCGCCTCGCGCTCATGCCCGGTCACGGCGAGCACGCCGACCAGTGGATCGCGTTCCCCAAGGCCGAGCAGATGGAAGAGGCGGTCTTCGACCTCATCGTCGCCGGCCGCGTTCTGCCCGACGGCGACGTCGCGATCATGATGGTCGAGGCCGAGGCCACCGAGAACAGCTGGAACCTGATCAAGGCCGGCGCCACCAAGCCCAGCGAGGAGATCGTCGCGCAGGGTCTGGAAGCCGCCAAGCCCTTCATCAAGGAGCTCGTCGGCGCGCAGAACGTGGTGGCCAACACCGCCGCCAAGGAGATCAAGCAGTTCCCGGTCTTCCTGCCCTACAGCCAGGAGACCTACGACTTCGTCTCCGCGCGCGCACACGAGTCGCTCGTCCCGATCTACCAGATCGCCGACAAGCAGGAGCGTCAGGCTGCCGACGACGAGTTGAAGGACCGCGTCAAGGCCGAGCTCATCGCGGCGACCGAGGCCGGCGAGCTGCCGGCAGCGGCTCCGCTGGAGTTCGCCGCCGCGTACAAGTCGGTCACCAAGAAGATCGTGCGCGACCGCATCCTCTCCGAGGGCGTGCGTATGGACGGCCGCGGCCTGGCGGACATCCGTCCGCTGGACGCCGAGGTGCAGGTCATCCCGCGCGTGCACGGTTCGGCCATCTTCCAGCGCGGCGAGACCCAGATCCTGGGTGTCACCACGCTGAACATGCTCAAGATGGAGCAGCAGATCGACTCGCTGTCGCCCACGACGAGCAAGCGCTACATGCACCACTACAACTTCCCGCCCTACTCGACCGGTGAGACCGGCCGTGTCGGCAGCCCCAAGCGTCGCGAGATCGGGCACGGCTTCCTCGCCGAGCGCGCCCTCGTGCCGGTGCTGCCCAGCCGCGAGGAGTTCCCCTACGCGATCCGTCAGGTCTCCGAGGCGCTGAGCTCCAACGGCTCGACCTCGATGGGCTCGGTGTGCGCGTCGACCCTGTCGCTGCTGAACGCGGGTGTGCCGCTGCGCGCTCCCGTCGCCGGCATCGCGATGGGCCTGGTGTCGGCTGAGGTCGACGGTGAGACCCGCTACGCGGCGCTCACCGACATCCTCGGCGCCGAGGACGCCCTGGGTGACATGGACTTCAAGGTCGCCGGCACGAGCGAGTTCGTCACGGCGATCCAGCTCGACACGAAGCTCGACGGCATCCCGTCGTCGGTGCTGACCGCCGCGCTGCAGCAGGCCAAGGACGCGCGTATGACGATCCTCAGCGTGCTCAACGCCGCGATCGACGGTCCGGACGAGATGGCGCCGACGGCTCCGCGCGTGATCAGCGTGCAGATCCCCGTCGACAAGATCGGCGAGCTGATCGGGCCCAAGGGCAAGACGATCAACGCGATCCAGGACGAGACCGGCGCGCAGATCTCCATCGAGGAGGACGGCACCGTCTACATCGGCGCAACCGACGGCCCCGCCGCCGAGGCTGCCCGCGCCCAGGTGAACGCGATCGCCAACCCCACCAACCCGGAGGTCGGCGAGCAGTTCCTCGGCACCGTGGTGAAGCTGGCCGCGTTCGGCGCGTTCATCTCGCTGCTGCCCGGCAAGGACGGTCTGCTGCACATCAGCGAGGTGCGAAAGCTCGCCGGTGGCAAGCGCGTGGAGAACGTCGAAGACGTGCTCGGCGTCGGCCAGAAGCTGCTCGTGCGCATCACCAAGATCGACGACCGCGGCAAGCTGTCGCTGGAGCCGGTCGTGGAGGAGAGCGCCGACCAGGCCGCTCCCGCCGCTGAGGCACCGGTCGAAAGCTGA
- a CDS encoding DUF5302 domain-containing protein yields the protein MSTPDKPADAASEEMKRKFKEALDKKNAQHRKGEAHLDADSAVHESHGPASLKREFRRKSG from the coding sequence ATGAGCACCCCTGACAAGCCCGCCGACGCGGCATCCGAGGAGATGAAGCGCAAGTTCAAGGAGGCGCTGGACAAGAAGAACGCCCAGCACCGCAAGGGCGAAGCGCATCTCGACGCCGATTCGGCCGTGCATGAGAGCCACGGCCCCGCCTCCCTCAAGCGCGAGTTCCGCCGCAAGAGCGGCTGA
- a CDS encoding N(5)-(carboxyethyl)ornithine synthase produces the protein MAAHHPHTLGVVGASLKPDEHRVPLHPGHLERIPDDLRPHVLLEAGYGERFGVPDEQLRPLVGGVLGRDELFAAADVLLLPKPQHADVQQMRDGQTLWGWPHLVQDEHMTQLALDKSLTMIAFEAMNHWGSDGTFGLHVFHKNNELAGYCSVIHALQLCGSTGDYGRRLSAVVIGFGATARGAVTALHAHGIHDVRVLTNRAAASVAAPIHATQISQFDHDGPYVSEVITDEGRVPLAPFLAESDIVVNCTLQDPNHPLLYLRIEDLAAFRDGSLIVDVSCDEGMGFEWARPTGFADPMFTVGGGINYYAVDHSPSYLWNSASWEISEALLPFLPTVMAGPQAWASNETIARAIEVRDGEVLNPAILEFQHRLAEKPYAVQTR, from the coding sequence ATGGCCGCACACCATCCGCACACGCTGGGCGTCGTCGGCGCCTCGCTCAAGCCGGACGAGCACCGCGTGCCCCTGCATCCGGGGCATCTGGAGCGCATCCCCGACGACCTGCGTCCGCACGTGCTGCTCGAGGCCGGCTACGGCGAGCGCTTCGGCGTGCCGGACGAGCAGCTCCGCCCGCTCGTGGGCGGTGTGCTGGGCCGCGACGAGCTCTTCGCCGCCGCGGACGTGCTTCTCCTGCCGAAGCCGCAGCACGCGGATGTGCAGCAGATGCGAGACGGTCAGACCCTCTGGGGCTGGCCGCACCTCGTGCAGGACGAGCACATGACGCAGCTCGCGCTGGACAAGTCCCTCACGATGATCGCGTTCGAGGCGATGAACCACTGGGGCAGTGACGGCACGTTCGGCCTCCACGTCTTCCACAAGAACAACGAGCTCGCGGGATACTGCTCCGTGATCCATGCGCTGCAGCTGTGCGGGTCCACCGGCGACTACGGGCGGCGCCTCAGCGCCGTCGTCATCGGCTTCGGCGCGACCGCCCGCGGCGCGGTCACCGCGCTGCACGCCCACGGCATCCACGATGTGCGGGTCCTCACCAACCGCGCGGCCGCCTCGGTCGCCGCACCCATCCACGCGACGCAGATCAGCCAGTTCGACCACGACGGTCCGTACGTCAGCGAGGTCATCACCGACGAGGGACGTGTTCCGCTCGCGCCCTTCCTCGCCGAGAGCGACATCGTCGTCAACTGCACCCTGCAGGACCCCAACCATCCCCTGCTGTATCTGCGCATCGAGGACCTCGCCGCCTTCCGCGACGGGAGCCTCATCGTGGATGTCTCCTGCGATGAGGGCATGGGGTTCGAGTGGGCGCGGCCGACCGGCTTCGCCGACCCGATGTTCACCGTCGGAGGCGGCATCAACTACTACGCGGTGGACCACAGCCCGTCGTACCTGTGGAACTCGGCGAGCTGGGAGATCAGCGAGGCGCTTCTGCCGTTCCTCCCCACGGTCATGGCGGGTCCGCAGGCGTGGGCGTCGAATGAGACCATCGCGCGGGCGATCGAGGTGCGCGACGGCGAAGTGCTCAACCCGGCGATCCTGGAGTTCCAGCACCGCCTCGCGGAGAAGCCGTACGCCGTGCAGACCCGCTGA
- a CDS encoding FMN reductase, with amino-acid sequence MSARRIAVVSAGLSNPSSTRMLADRLAAATQRELAERGQEVRIDTIELRDLAHDVVNNLLTGFAPPALETAINTVVSADGVIVVTPIFSTSYSGLFKSFIDILDPDALTGMPVLIGANAGTARHSLAIDYAIRPLFTYLHAEPVSTGVFAASSDWGASPDDVAPLAARIERGAKELAEAIARRQPSASQDPFDPSRYLGEGRSFGHLLGGLAGE; translated from the coding sequence ATGAGCGCCCGCCGCATCGCCGTGGTCTCGGCGGGGCTGTCCAACCCGTCCTCCACCCGCATGCTCGCCGATCGGCTGGCGGCGGCGACCCAGCGCGAACTGGCGGAGCGGGGCCAGGAGGTCCGCATCGACACCATCGAGCTGCGCGACCTCGCCCACGACGTCGTCAACAACCTGCTCACCGGCTTCGCGCCTCCGGCACTCGAGACCGCGATCAACACCGTGGTCTCGGCCGACGGCGTCATCGTCGTCACGCCGATCTTCTCGACGAGCTACTCGGGCCTGTTCAAGTCGTTCATCGACATCCTCGACCCCGACGCGCTCACCGGGATGCCGGTGCTCATCGGCGCCAACGCGGGGACCGCGCGCCACTCGCTGGCCATCGACTACGCCATCCGGCCGCTGTTCACGTACCTGCACGCGGAGCCCGTGAGCACGGGGGTGTTCGCCGCCTCGAGCGACTGGGGAGCGAGCCCGGACGACGTGGCTCCTCTGGCGGCTCGGATCGAACGGGGCGCCAAGGAGCTGGCCGAGGCGATCGCGCGGCGGCAGCCGTCGGCATCCCAGGACCCGTTCGACCCCAGCCGCTATCTGGGCGAGGGGCGCTCCTTCGGCCACCTGCTCGGGGGGCTGGCGGGGGAGTAG